A section of the Corvus hawaiiensis isolate bCorHaw1 chromosome 16, bCorHaw1.pri.cur, whole genome shotgun sequence genome encodes:
- the ZFAND2A gene encoding AN1-type zinc finger protein 2A isoform X3: MELPWLGEHCSERSCKQLDFLPLKCDACGEVFCKDHVRYDDHKCSSAYKKNVQVPVCPLCNTPIPVQKGEIPDIVVGAHIDKDCKYNPAQQKQKIFTNKCLKPGCKRKEMMKVVCEQCGGNFCIKHRHPLDHDCRGSSQPISKAGQTYLDCSVQ; the protein is encoded by the exons ATGGAGCTCCCGTGGCTGGGCGAGCACTGCTCCGAGCGCTCCTGCAAACAGCTGG ATTTCCTTCCTCTGAAATGCGACGCATGTGGGGAAGTCTTCTGTAAAGATCACGTCCGTTATGATGACCACAAGTGCAGCTCTGCCTACAAGAAA AATGTGCAGGTCCCCGTGTGTCCCCTCTGTAACACACCTATCCCAGTGCAGAAGGGAGAAATCCCAGATATTGTGGTTGGAGCACACATAGATAAGGACTGCAAATACAAtccagcacagcaaaagcagaag ATCTTCACAAACAAATGCTTAAAGCCAGGCTGCAAAAGGAAAGAGATGATGAAGGTGGTTTGTGAACAGTGTGGTGGCAACTTCTGCATCAAACACCGGCATCCTCTGGATCACGACtgcagagggagcagccagCCCATCTCCAAGGCAGG GCAGACATACCTTGACTGTTCTGTGCAGTAG
- the ZFAND2A gene encoding AN1-type zinc finger protein 2A isoform X2: MELPWLGEHCSERSCKQLDFLPLKCDACGEVFCKDHVRYDDHKCSSAYKKNVQVPVCPLCNTPIPVQKGEIPDIVVGAHIDKDCKYNPAQQKQKIFTNKCLKPGCKRKEMMKVVCEQCGGNFCIKHRHPLDHDCRGSSQPISKAGYAALMRASQPTFKSPGAIGVPSNGNRQHNRCR, encoded by the exons ATGGAGCTCCCGTGGCTGGGCGAGCACTGCTCCGAGCGCTCCTGCAAACAGCTGG ATTTCCTTCCTCTGAAATGCGACGCATGTGGGGAAGTCTTCTGTAAAGATCACGTCCGTTATGATGACCACAAGTGCAGCTCTGCCTACAAGAAA AATGTGCAGGTCCCCGTGTGTCCCCTCTGTAACACACCTATCCCAGTGCAGAAGGGAGAAATCCCAGATATTGTGGTTGGAGCACACATAGATAAGGACTGCAAATACAAtccagcacagcaaaagcagaag ATCTTCACAAACAAATGCTTAAAGCCAGGCTGCAAAAGGAAAGAGATGATGAAGGTGGTTTGTGAACAGTGTGGTGGCAACTTCTGCATCAAACACCGGCATCCTCTGGATCACGACtgcagagggagcagccagCCCATCTCCAAGGCAGG ATACGCAGCTCTGATGAGAGCCTCTCAGCCCACCTTCAAGTCCCCGGGAGCAATTGGAGTGCCATCTAATGGGAATCGTCAGCACAACAG gtgCAGATAG
- the ZFAND2A gene encoding AN1-type zinc finger protein 2A isoform X4, which yields MELPWLGEHCSERSCKQLDFLPLKCDACGEVFCKDHVRYDDHKCSSAYKKNVQVPVCPLCNTPIPVQKGEIPDIVVGAHIDKDCKYNPAQQKQKIFTNKCLKPGCKRKEMMKVVCEQCGGNFCIKHRHPLDHDCRGSSQPISKAG from the exons ATGGAGCTCCCGTGGCTGGGCGAGCACTGCTCCGAGCGCTCCTGCAAACAGCTGG ATTTCCTTCCTCTGAAATGCGACGCATGTGGGGAAGTCTTCTGTAAAGATCACGTCCGTTATGATGACCACAAGTGCAGCTCTGCCTACAAGAAA AATGTGCAGGTCCCCGTGTGTCCCCTCTGTAACACACCTATCCCAGTGCAGAAGGGAGAAATCCCAGATATTGTGGTTGGAGCACACATAGATAAGGACTGCAAATACAAtccagcacagcaaaagcagaag ATCTTCACAAACAAATGCTTAAAGCCAGGCTGCAAAAGGAAAGAGATGATGAAGGTGGTTTGTGAACAGTGTGGTGGCAACTTCTGCATCAAACACCGGCATCCTCTGGATCACGACtgcagagggagcagccagCCCATCTCCAAGGCAGGGTGA
- the ZFAND2A gene encoding AN1-type zinc finger protein 2A isoform X1 — MELPWLGEHCSERSCKQLDFLPLKCDACGEVFCKDHVRYDDHKCSSAYKKNVQVPVCPLCNTPIPVQKGEIPDIVVGAHIDKDCKYNPAQQKQKIFTNKCLKPGCKRKEMMKVVCEQCGGNFCIKHRHPLDHDCRGSSQPISKAGYAALMRASQPTFKSPGAIGVPSNGNRQHNRYQRHKE; from the exons ATGGAGCTCCCGTGGCTGGGCGAGCACTGCTCCGAGCGCTCCTGCAAACAGCTGG ATTTCCTTCCTCTGAAATGCGACGCATGTGGGGAAGTCTTCTGTAAAGATCACGTCCGTTATGATGACCACAAGTGCAGCTCTGCCTACAAGAAA AATGTGCAGGTCCCCGTGTGTCCCCTCTGTAACACACCTATCCCAGTGCAGAAGGGAGAAATCCCAGATATTGTGGTTGGAGCACACATAGATAAGGACTGCAAATACAAtccagcacagcaaaagcagaag ATCTTCACAAACAAATGCTTAAAGCCAGGCTGCAAAAGGAAAGAGATGATGAAGGTGGTTTGTGAACAGTGTGGTGGCAACTTCTGCATCAAACACCGGCATCCTCTGGATCACGACtgcagagggagcagccagCCCATCTCCAAGGCAGG ATACGCAGCTCTGATGAGAGCCTCTCAGCCCACCTTCAAGTCCCCGGGAGCAATTGGAGTGCCATCTAATGGGAATCGTCAGCACAACAGGTATCAGCGGCACAAGGagtaa